ATGCGTACTGAAGACGGTATGAGCGCGATGACGCTTGGGCTGGCTATCTTCTGGCTGGTCGGTTTTGCCATCTTCGAGTCAGCGGTCGTTGCCGGTACCATCTGGTTCCTCGCCAAAGTCGTGCGTCAGGGACCGGATTTAACCAGCAAGTTGCCGGGTGAAGGTCATGAACACCTCGGCCATCTCGACCTGCCGCCGGGCGGTCATGCTGATCATCCTGAATACGTAAGACCGGTCTGACGCGGAGAAGACACCCATGGATATGCTTACTCATACCCAGCAATTTCTGACAATTGCCTGGTGGCTGGCGTTTGGCGTCAGCGTGCTGTTGTACATTGCGCTGGATGGCGCAGACCTGGGAGCGGGGATCTTCTCGCTCTTCGTGAGAGATCATGACGAACGCGGCGCGATTATGGCGGCGATGGCGGGCACCTGGGATGCCAATGAAACCTGGTTGATTGTCGCCGGTGGTATCATGTTTGGTACTTTCCCGTTTGTTTACGGTTCCGCGTTCAGCTACCTGATGATACCGATGGCGCTGGTGTTATGGGGCATTATGTCCCGTGCGGTGGCACTGGAGTTCCGCCATCTGGCGTCGCCGTTCTGGCAGCGTTTCTCGGACGGGGTATTTGGTGTTGCCAGCCTGACCGTGACCTTCTTTGGTGGCATGTGTGTCGGTGCCGTGTTGCAGGGCTTTGCACTGGATACTCCGGCGCAGGGCGTGCCGCATTATGCGGGCGGGGCGTTTAACTTTATTTCGCCTTTCTCCATCTGGACCGGTATTTCATCCTGCGTCGCCATGACGTTCTCCGGCGTGCTGTTTGTGCGTGCCCGTTTTGAAAAGTCAGAGCCTATCCGTCAGGATGCCGCCCGCTGGACCGCGACCATCTTCTGGTTAGCGATTGCCGCCGTGGTGATCACCTGGGTATGGAGTGCTGCGATTTTTGACTGGGCGCGTGCGAAGTGGTTCGGCCCGCACTTCTGGATTTGGGGGCTGTTTGGTCTTATCGCCCTGTTCTGCATTGAGCAGGTACGTCGTGACACCCTGAAAGACAAAGATTTTGCGGCAATTATGTGGTTCAACGGTGCAGCACTGATTCTGGGCTTTGGTATGTTGATTACCATGTTCCCATGGATCGTGCCGAATACCTGGACCATTTGGGCCGGTGCCAGCCCGCAGGTTTCCCTGATCACCTTCACCCTGACGATGGGTGGGTTTGTGCCAGTGATGATTATGTATAACTGGTATCAGATTTGGGTCTTCCGGGGACGCATCTCCAAACTGGTTGGTTACGGACACTAAACGCATCATGTCGGCTCGTCCTCCCCTTAGTGGCGCGGCCGCTCGCCTGGCAGAACGTTGGCTCTCCAGCCAGCGTCGCCAGGCTGGCGCCTTCTTCTCCCTGTCTGTCACCATGGCAACGCTGAATGCCATCATGATGATTGTCCAGTGCTGGCTGCTGGCATGGTTGATTGACCGGGTTGTCATCGGCGGCAAAGGATTGACCGAACTGTTCCCCGCGCTTTGGCTGTTGCCTGTCGTGATGATCCTGCGTGCAGGTTTGGACATGCTGCGCCAGGGCTTCGCGTTCGAGAGTGCCGCGCGCATTCGACAGACGTTGCGCGGAACCTTACTGGAACGTATCGCCGCACTTGGCCCGACATGGAGCCAGCAACAGCGCACCGGCAGCATCGCCAGTTCGCTGGGTGAAGGTGTTGAAGCGATCGAAACCTATTTCTCCGCCTTTCTTCCGCAAAAAATCATCATCGGTATTGTGCCACTGGCGATTCTGGTGGCGTTGTTCCCCACCGACTGGGTGTCAGGGCTGATTATGTTGATCACGGCTCCGCTGGTGCCGTTATTTATGATCCTGGTCGGCAAGGGTGCCGAGAAAATGAATCTCAGGCAGTGGCATAAACTCAGCCTGATGAG
The DNA window shown above is from Pantoea sp. At-9b and carries:
- a CDS encoding cytochrome d ubiquinol oxidase subunit II, whose product is MDMLTHTQQFLTIAWWLAFGVSVLLYIALDGADLGAGIFSLFVRDHDERGAIMAAMAGTWDANETWLIVAGGIMFGTFPFVYGSAFSYLMIPMALVLWGIMSRAVALEFRHLASPFWQRFSDGVFGVASLTVTFFGGMCVGAVLQGFALDTPAQGVPHYAGGAFNFISPFSIWTGISSCVAMTFSGVLFVRARFEKSEPIRQDAARWTATIFWLAIAAVVITWVWSAAIFDWARAKWFGPHFWIWGLFGLIALFCIEQVRRDTLKDKDFAAIMWFNGAALILGFGMLITMFPWIVPNTWTIWAGASPQVSLITFTLTMGGFVPVMIMYNWYQIWVFRGRISKLVGYGH